In Sciurus carolinensis chromosome 17, mSciCar1.2, whole genome shotgun sequence, one genomic interval encodes:
- the Cx3cr1 gene encoding CX3C chemokine receptor 1: protein MEVLTMPTFSPESIEEYFEYDESAEACYVGDIVALGAVFLSIFYSLVFAFGLVGNLLVVFALTNSRKPKSITDIYLLNLALSDLLFVATLPFWTHYVLSEQGLHNAVCKLTTAFFFIGFFGGIFFMTVISIDRYLAIVLAANSLSNRTVQHGVTISLGVWAAAILVAAPQFMFTKRKANECLGDYPEVLQEIWPVLRNVEVNFLGFLLPLLIMSFCYFRIIQTLFSCKNQKKAKAIKLILLVVIVFFLFWTPYNILIFLETLKFYDFFPSCDMKRDLRLALSVTETVAFSHCCLNPFIYAFAGEKFRRYLCHLYRKCLAVLCGRSVHVSFSPPESQRSRQGSILSSNYTHYTSDGDASLLL, encoded by the coding sequence GTCCTCACCATGCCCACTTTCTCCCCTGAATCAATTGAAGAATACTTTGAGTACGATGAATCTGCCGAAGCCTGTTATGTGGGGGACATCGTGGCCCTTGGGGCAGTGTTCCTGTCCATATTCTACTCCCTGGTCTTTGCCTTCGGCCTCGTGGGCAATCTGCTGGTGGTGTTTGCCCTCACCAACAGCCGGAAACCCAAGAGCATCACTGACATCTACCTGCTGAACCTGGCCTTGAGCGACCTGCTCTTCGTAGCCACTCTGCCCTTCTGGACTCACTATGTGCTCAGCGAACAAGGCCTCCACAACGCCGTGTGCAAACTCACCACCGCCTTCTTCTTCATCGGCTTCTTCGGAGGCATATTTTTCATGACCGTCATCAGCATCGACAGGTACCTGGCCATCGTCCTGGCCGCCAACTCCTTGAGCAACCGGACCGTGCAACATGGCGTCACCATCAGCCTGGGCGTCTGGGCGGCAGCCATCCTGGTGGCAGCGCCCCAGTTCATGTTCACAAAGCGAAAAGCAAACGAGTGCCTGGGTGACTACCCCGAGGTCCTCCAGGAAATCTGGCCGGTGCTCCGCAACGTGGAAGTGAACTTTCTCGGCTTCCTGCTGCCCCTGCTCATCATGAGCTTCTGTTACTTCAGGATCATCCAGACACTGTTTTCCTGCAAGAACCAGAAGAAAGCTAAAGCCATCAAACTCATCTTACTGGTGGTCATCGTGTTTTTCCTCTTCTGGACGCCCTACAACATTTTGATTTTCCTGGAGACTCTCAAATTCTACGACTTCTTTCCTAGCTGTGACATGAAGAGGGATCTGAGGTTGGCCCTCAGCGTGACTGAGACGGTGGCGTTCAGCCACTGTTGCCTCAATCCCTTTATCTATGCATTCGCCGGGGAGAAGTTCAGAAGATACCTCTGCCACCTGTACAGGAAGTGCCTGGCTGTCCTGTGTGGTCGTTCGGTGCATGTCAGTTTCTCCCCGCCCGAATCACAAAGAAGCAGGCAGGGAAGCATTCTGAGCAGCAATTACACTCACTACACAAGTGATGGAGATGCATCCCTCCTTCTCTGA